A stretch of Caenorhabditis elegans chromosome IV DNA encodes these proteins:
- the zip-11 gene encoding Transcription factor zip-11 (Confirmed by transcript evidence), which produces MWPPNAENNHCNYSYHEHAELNPHDHYHHHHYPHSSVHHTECYQTLSCPSDLPVETSYYNSVPPSYQDLGQTDLSPQFWCAEVDCVHERCSTKEIPHEQSKIFEEISKECDHIMNSAGDCEKCQVEHENGAQEAIPINDLVDIVMQTVDNLKKEGSSNDETKLLSRKRQQNKVAAARYRDKQKAKWQDLLDQLEAEEDRNQRLKLQAGHLEKEVAEMRQAFLAKLAKK; this is translated from the exons atgTGGCCCCCGAATGCAGAGAATAATCACTGCAATTATag CTACCATGAGCACGCCGAGCTGAACCCCCACGACCACTACCACCACCATCACTACCCGCACTCGTCGGTTCATCACACGGAATGCTATCAGACGCTGTCATGCCCATCGGATCTTCCAGTCGAGACGTCCTACTACAATTCTGTGCCACCATCCTATCAAG atctcGGCCAAACCGATCTCAGCCCTCAATTCTGGTGCGCCGAAGTGGATTGTGTTCACGAACGTTGCTCAACAAAGGAGATTCCACATGAGCAATCGAAGATTTTCGAGGAAATCTCGAAAGAATGCGATCATATTATGAATAGCGCCGGCGACTGCGAGAAATGTCAAGTAGAGCACGAGAATGGTGCTCAAGAAGCGATTCCGATTAATGATCTCGTCGATATTGTAATGCAAACTGTCGATAATTTGAAGAAGGAAGGCTCGTCGAATG atgaaaccAAGCTTCTATCCCGTAAACGCCAGCAAAACAAAGTTGCGGCCGCCCGTTATCGTGACAAGCAGAAGGCGAAATGGCAGGATCTTCTGGATCAGCTCGAAGCCGAGGAGGATCGTAATCAGCGGCTCAAGCTTCAAGCCGGACATCTCGAGAAGGAGGTCGCCGAGATGAGACAGGCCTTCCTCGCcaaacttgccaaaaaatga